The Desulfonispora thiosulfatigenes DSM 11270 genome window below encodes:
- the leuC gene encoding 3-isopropylmalate dehydratase large subunit encodes MGMTITEKILAAHAGLDKVQAGDLITAKVDVVLSNDVTAPVAIREFEKLGVGKVFDNYKVVMVPDHFNPCKDIKSAEQCKIMRDFARDQELENYFEVGKMGIEHCLLPEQGLVGPGNLVIGADSHTCTYGALGAFSTGVGSTDVAAAMATGEVWLRVPESIKVVLKGKPGKWVVGKDVVLALIGKIGVDGARYQALEFTGDGLEHLSMDSRFSIANMAIEAGAKNGIIAVDEKTKEYIENRLKRPCTVYESDADASYVREIEIDLSTLKPQVAFPHLPSNTKDIDDVGEVKIDQVVIGSCTNGRMEDLRTAAAVLKGKKVAPFIRLVVFPGTQDIYQQCIEEGLIQTIIEAGGAVSTPTCGPCLGGHMGILAKGERAIATTNRNFVGRMGHVESEVYLSNPAVAAASAITGKISSPEEV; translated from the coding sequence ATGGGAATGACAATAACGGAAAAAATATTAGCAGCTCATGCTGGTTTAGATAAGGTGCAAGCAGGAGACTTAATTACCGCAAAAGTAGATGTTGTTTTAAGTAATGACGTAACAGCTCCAGTTGCAATAAGAGAATTTGAAAAATTAGGTGTAGGTAAAGTATTTGATAATTATAAAGTGGTAATGGTGCCAGATCATTTTAATCCTTGTAAAGATATTAAGTCTGCAGAGCAGTGTAAAATAATGAGAGACTTTGCTAGAGATCAAGAACTAGAAAACTATTTTGAAGTAGGAAAAATGGGAATCGAGCATTGTTTGTTACCAGAACAAGGTCTAGTAGGACCAGGAAACTTAGTTATTGGAGCTGACTCTCACACTTGTACTTATGGAGCTTTAGGCGCGTTTTCAACAGGCGTAGGAAGTACAGATGTTGCAGCAGCAATGGCTACGGGAGAAGTATGGCTAAGAGTTCCTGAATCTATTAAAGTAGTTTTAAAAGGAAAACCAGGTAAATGGGTAGTTGGAAAAGATGTTGTTTTAGCACTCATTGGAAAAATAGGCGTAGATGGTGCAAGATATCAAGCACTTGAATTTACAGGCGATGGCTTAGAACATTTATCTATGGATAGTAGATTTAGTATTGCTAATATGGCTATTGAGGCAGGAGCTAAAAATGGAATAATCGCCGTTGATGAAAAAACTAAGGAATATATTGAAAATAGATTGAAAAGACCATGTACAGTATATGAAAGTGATGCTGATGCTAGTTATGTAAGAGAAATTGAAATAGATTTAAGCACTTTAAAACCACAGGTTGCATTCCCACACTTACCATCAAATACTAAAGATATTGATGATGTAGGAGAAGTGAAAATTGACCAAGTAGTAATTGGTTCTTGTACAAATGGACGTATGGAAGATTTAAGGACAGCAGCAGCAGTTTTAAAAGGTAAAAAAGTTGCTCCTTTTATTAGACTTGTTGTATTTCCAGGAACGCAAGACATTTATCAACAGTGTATTGAAGAAGGACTTATTCAAACAATAATCGAAGCAGGCGGAGCAGTTAGTACACCTACTTGTGGTCCATGTTTAGGTGGTCACATGGGAATACTTGCAAAAGGTGAAAGAGCTATTGCTACTACTAATCGTAACTTTGTAGGTCGCATGGGTCATGTTGAAAGTGAAGTATACTTATCTAACCCAGCTGTAGCAGCAGCATCAGCAATTACAGGTAAGATCTCTAGTCCGGAGGAGGTATAA